A window of Microbacterium lushaniae genomic DNA:
GCGTCGACGCTGCGCATCGTGATCTTGCGCCATTCGATGGCGCTCGCCACGTCACGCAGGGTGGGGGTGTCGGGCGAGAGCCCGATCCCGTCCGCCGCGTGCGCCAGGAGCTTGACCTTGTTGCTCACCAGGGCCGGCGCCCCGTCGCCGGTGAGGGAGGGCCAGAAGTAGTTCAGCTGCGCCAGAGCCGCGGCGTGGAACGTGCGGGCCGCCACGCCGTCGATCCCCAGCGCCCGCAGCCGCCCGCGCATCTCCCCGGCAGCCTTCGCGGTGAAGGTCACCGCCATCACCCGCCCGGGCGAGTACGCCCCGGTGTCCACCCCGTGGGCGATGCGGTGCGTGATGACGCGCGTCTTGCCGGTGCCTGCTCCGGCGAGCACGCACACCGGGCCGCGGAGGGCGGATGCGGCGGCCCGCTGATGATCGTCGAGGTTGTCCAGTGCGCTCACGGTCGGTCGTCGTGCCATTCACGGATGAGGCGGGACGCGATGGAGGCGGGGCCCGGCAGCTGGAGGGCGCTGCGGCCGGCCAGCGCGTCGCCGATCTCGGTCCGCGTGAACCACCGCACCGCGACGATCTCCTCACCGTCAGCCCGAGCGACCTCGGGGGCGGTGGCCGCGGCCGTGAAGCCGAGCATCAGCGAGCGCGGGTACGGCCACCCCTGGGAGCCGCGGTACCGGAGGTCTCCGACGGTGACGCCGGCCTCCTCGCGCACCTCCCGCACGACGGCGTCCTCGAGGGACTCGCCCGCCTCGGCGAAGCCCGCGAAGCACGAGTAGCGGTCGGCGCCCCACAGCGCGTTGGAGCCCAGCAGCAGCAGGTCGGGGTCATCGGCCCGCGTGACGGCGACGATGACGGCCGGGTCGGTGCGGGGGAAGTGCTCGCGCCCGCACTGCGGGCAGTGCCTGGCCCAGCCTGCGTGCCGGAGGTCGGTGCGCGTTCCGCACGCGGGGCAGAACGGCGCATCCACGAGCCATCGCCCGAGCGCGACCGCGGGCATCAGCACGGCCGTGTCGTCGGCGGGGAGGTCGCCGCCGATCGCCCGGAGCGCGCCCCAGCCGCCGGGAGCGGCGACCGGCTCGTCGCGATCGGGCGGGAACGCGGCGGCGAGCACCGCAGCGCCGTCGGGCCGGCGACCCAGGAACGCCCACACGGCGTCCTCCGGGACGTCGGCGACCGTGACGGCGGCCAATCCGCCGTCGTCCGCGAGCGGGACGGCATCCCCGCGCACGACGAGCACCATCGTCCGCGGATCGGCCTGCGCCTGGGCGATCAGGTCGTCCGTCATGCGTTCGGTGGGCGATCTGTCGACCGGACCGAAACGCGGAGAAGACGTGACGGGAACCGTCATCGAGTACCTCTCTCACAGGCGTGGCGCGGGGTCGGGGCGGCGGGCCCGGCCTACCCTGGGCGCATGGCACGCTCACCACTCACTCTAGCCGCGTCGGCGACGGCGGCCCTGCCGCGCATCGCCGTGGTGGGAGCCGGTCCCCTCACGGAGCACGCGGCGGGCCGTTTCGACGCCGCGTTCGTTCGCTTCGAGGACGGCCGGGAAGCGGTCGTGCGCATGCCCGCCGGCGAGGACTCCGCCGCCGACCTGGCCGCCGAGTCCCGCGCGCTGATCGCCCTCACCCCCGGCGTGCGCGCACTGCTGCCCTTCCGCGCGCCGGAGGTGCTCGGCGAATCCGGATCGGGAGCGGCCCGGGTCCTGGTCGTGGACTTCCTTCCCGGCTACCGCGTCGACCCGGCGCACCTGCCGAAGGGGCCGGGCATCGCCACGGCCGTCGGCGCCGCTCTGGCCGCCGTGCACGCGCTGCCACCCTCGATCGTGCGGACCGACGGCCTGCCGGTGCGCACTCCCGCGCAGGTTCGCGACGACGTGGTGCGGCTCCTGGACCGCGTCGAGGCGACGCATCGGGCCCCCGACGTGCTCGCCGAACGCTGGCGCAGGGCGGTCGAAGCCGATGACCTGTGGCGGTTCGAGTCGGCCGTCGTGCTCGGCGGGGCCACATCGTCCACCTTCCTGCTCTCCGACGACGGCGACGGCGTCCGCGTCGTGGGTGCACTCGAGTGGGCGGGTCTGAGCGTGGGCGACCCCGCGACCGACCTGCGGTGGCTCGCGTCGGCGCCCGAGGCCGCGGACGCCGTCATGGACGGGTACACCGCCGACGCCGCGCGGGCCCCCGACGCGCTCCTGCGCGAACGCGCCCGGCTGTACGCCGAGCTGGAGTTCGCCCGCTGGCTCGTGCACGGCGTCGACACCGGCGACGACACGGTCATCGCCGACGCCGTCGCCCTCCTGGACGCCCTCGCCGACGGCGTGCGCGGGGATCGGATCGTGCCGGATGCGCCGGTCGATCTGGAGAGCGCCATGGCGTTCGTGGAGCGCATGCCCGAGCCGGGCACCGCAGCGGCGGACACGTCGATGCAGACCGACACGTACGACCCCGAGATGCTCTCGCTGTTCATCGCCACCGAACGCGACCGCACCGACGCCAAGCCCGCCCCGACTTCGGGTTGGACGGCCTGCGCCACCCGGAGGAGACGGCGACGGCCCCCATCGACATCACCGGGTGGGCGCACGACCGCGCAGACGACGACGTGCAGGCTCCCGCCGGCACCGACGCCCCTGCGGAAGCCGAGGCCGCCGATCACGACGGCCCGCTCGAGGAGGAAGCGGCCCGCGCGACGCGCGCGGCGCTGCGGTGGTGGGGACGTGACGGCTCGACGCGTCTCAGTTCCGGAGGATGAGTCCGTCCGCGACGTAGAACAGCGCCACGTCGATCCGGTCTCGAGCCACCCCGTGCCGCTGCGCGTATGCCTCGCGGTACAGCTCGAGCTGCAGCATCCGCTCGCGTCGCTCCGCCTCGGTGACCGGCGGACGCCCGGTCTTCCAGTCGACGATCTCGATGCGCTCTCCCCGGCGGTACACGGCGTCGAGCTTGCAGATCACGATGTGCGGGCGGCCGTCGAGGTCGGTCGCGACGTAGTCGATCTCGGTCTCCACCTCCAGCGGTCGCAGCGGCGCCCACTCCGACCGCTCGAAGTTCTCCTGCAGGACGGCCAGGTCGGCCGCGTCGGCGGGGAGCGCGTCGGACACGTCGTCATCCCACAGTCCGTCGTCCCACAGCGCGTCGTCCAGGCCGCCGCCCGCGCCCACCAGGCCTGAGCGCCGCTCGACCCACGCGTGGAACAGCGTGCCCAGCCGTGTCTGCCGGTAGGGGCGCTCGGGCATGGGCCGGTCCAGCGCCTCGACGGCGCCGGCGTAGTCGGCGACGTAGTCCTTGTAGCGGGATGCCGGGATGCGCACCGGCGCGGCGCGCTGCAGAGGCCGCATGCGCTCCGCCCGCTCGGCCAGAAGCAATCGGGCCTCCTCGTCGGGCTCCGGAAGGGCTTCCCGCCGAGCGCGTTCCACCTCTGCGGCAGCCGCGGAGACGGCGGGCCGACGCACCCCGAGCGGATCCATCGGCCAGTGCAGCAGTCGCCGCTCATCGCCGTACGGGTTGTCGCCAGGGTCGTCCTCGGGCAGCTCCATCCCGAGCGCCGCCACCACCTCGGTGAGGAACGGGCTGCGCGCACGGGGACGTTTGGTCCCCGACCAGCTGGATCCGGTCAGCAGGAGGTGGTCGCGGGCGCGCGTGATCGCCACGTACGCCAGGCGCCGGTCCTCGTTCAGCTGCCGCGCGCGGTTGGCTGCCACATAGTCGTCGATCGCCGCCTTGAGCTCCTGCTGCGTGGCCGCCGAGCGCCACGCCAGCTCGGGCAGCCACGGCGCATCACCGCGGAAGGCGGTGGGGAGCACCCCGAAGCCCAGCCATCCCGCGGTGTCACGCGGCAGCGACGGAAGCTCATCGGTGACCAGCCGCACCACCGCGACGGCGTCCCATTCCAGCCCCTTCGAGCCGTGGATCGTGAGCAGCTGGACGACATCGTCCTCGGGCGGTTCGGTGCGCGGGGCGAACTCGTCGAGCTTCTCGGCGTGGTCCAGCCACGCCAGCAGGTTCGGCACGGAGCCGGACTCGTCGGCGGCGAGGAAGCCGGAGATCTCGTCCACGAACGCGCGCAGCTGGGCCGAGGCGATGCGAGCCGGACCGCGCGTCTCGTTCGCGGCGAGCTCGATGTCCAGGCGCAGCTCGAGTTCGATGAGGCGGACGAGCTCGGGGATCGGCGCGCCGATCGCCCGTCGCAGACCCGCGAACACCGCACCGGCCTCCCGGAGGCGCTCCCGCGCGGCGGGGGTGAACTCGGCGAGCCACCCGTGGTCGTCTCTCTGGCGCGCGACGAAGTCGAGTGCGTCCACGAGGGAGGCGCGATCGGCGCCCGGGATCGAGCGCAGGCGTTCGGTCACGGCGGCATCCAGCGGCTGCAGTGCGGCGTCGGAGGTGGCCAGACGTCGCGCCAGCAGGGCGAGACGCCGGAGGTCAGCCAGGCCCACCGCCCAGCGCGGGCCCGACAGCAGCCGCAGGAGCGACGACCCCGCGTCGGGGTCGCTCAGCACCCGCAGCGCGGCCACCACATCCACGACCTCGGGAGTGGTGAGGAGCCCGCCCAGCCCCAGGATGCGGTGCGGGATGCCACGGCGCCCGAGCGCGTCGCCGAAGCGCACCATGTGCTTCTTGCTGCGGAACAGCACCGCGCCCGTGGTGGGCAGACCATCCGCCGCGCGCGCCGCGCGGACACCGGCGAACCACGCCGCCACGCGGTCGGCCTCGGCGTCGAGGTCGCGCTCGAACACCGCGGTGATCTCCCCCTCGGGGGCGCCGGGCCGCGCACGGAGTTCTTCCACCTCCACGGCGGCGCCGCGGGCGAGCGGCTGGAGCACCGCGTTGGCCGCCGTCAGGACGCGAGCGCTGTTGCGCCAGCTGGTCAGCAGCGAGAAGCGCAGGCAATCGCCTCCGAAGGCTGCCGGGAAGCCGGCGAGGTTGCCGGCGCTGGCACCGCGCCAGGCGTAGATGGCCTGGTGCGGATCGCCCACGGCCATCACGCCGGTGCCGGCGAACAGTGCCGAGAGGAGGTCGGTCTGCACCACCGAGGTGTCCTGGTATTCGTCCAGGAGAACGACGCGGTAACGCCCGCGCACCTCGTCGACGACGGCCGGATGACCGCGGACGATCTGCAGCGCCCCCGCGACCTGGTCGGCGAAGTCCATGACCCCCAGCCGCTCCTTCTCCCGTGCGTATTCGCGCGCGAGCTCGGCGAGCAGGCCGAGCGCCTCCACGCGGGAGACGGCCTTGGTGACGTCGGCGTAGACCCCCACGCGCGCTGACGTGGAGGGGCGGTTCAGCACATCGGCGAAGGCCGCGGGGAACGCCGCCAGAGCGTCGAGGTCGACGAGGTTGTCGACGCCGTCGCGCGCGATCCGCAGGGCCGCGTCGATGATCGTGCGCGGCGCCTCCGGACGCAGCTCCAGGCGCGGGTCGTCGGAGGCGAACACGACGCGGCGCATCAGCAGCCACGCGGCCGATTCGGACAGGATCGCCGCCTCGGCGTCGCGGCCGATGCGCAGGCCGTGCTCGCGCACGAGCGCGTCGGCGAAGCTGTTGTACGTCGCCACAGTGGGGCGGTGCAGCAGCTCGTCGCCCTCGCCCTGGGCGGGCGTGGCCTCGGCGCGGCGCGCGAGGGTGTCGAGGATCGCGGCGCGCTCGGCGTCGGCGCGCGCCCCCTCCCCCAGGCCCATGAGGGGCGCCAGATCCCCCGCGCGGTGCAGGTCGGGCAGCAGCGGCAGCAGGCCGCGCCGCTCGTACTCGCTCAGCCGGTGCAGGCGCCGGGCGATGCGCTCGGCGAGCTCGCCCGCGGCTTTGCGGGTGAAGGTGAGTCCCAGCACCTCGTCGCGGCGGACCAGGCCGTTGGCCACGAGCCACACCACGCGCCCGGCCATCGTCTCGGTCTTTCCGCTGCCGGCCCCGGCCACCACGAGCGCCGGCTCCAGGGGCGCCTCGATGACGGCGGCCTGCTCGGGTGTGGGCGCGAACTGGCCCAGGGCGGCCGCGATGGTCGCGGCCGGGATCATGCCGCTCACGACGCGCTCACCGCCGCGATCGTGTGGATGCGGCACACGCCGTACGCGTACTCGTCGCGGCAGTGCTCCTCGTACGCCGCCGCGAAGCTCGTGCCGCGCATGACCTCGACGGCGCCGGCCACGCGCGCGACGAACGCGGCGCGCTGGTCGTCGTCGAAGGGCGGCTGCCGGGGTGTGACGTAGTCCGCCGACGCGGCGGTGGGCCGCAGCACCAGCAGTTTCGCGCCGCCGGACGGCATGCCGGCGACGGCCTCGATCGCCCCCGCGGCGTGGGCGAGCTGGTACGCCGCCAGCTGGGGGTTCTCGGCCACCTTCGCGTCGGTCTGCGGCTCGCTCTTGCCGGTCTTCAGGTCCACGATCACCACCGAGCCGTCGGGGGCGACCTCGACGCGGTCGATGTCGCCGCTGAGCACGGCACCGTGCGTGCCGGTGTCTTCCAGCGGGATCGGCACCTCGAAGTGACGCTCGGCGCCGAGAAGTCGGCCGCCGTCGGCGGCGAACCGTGCGAGGTACAGCGCGAGGCGGCGGACGAGGTCTCGCGCCCGCGTGCGCTCGGCGCGCTCACGCCACGCCGCTTCGAACTCCAGCTCGCCCCAGCGTGCCTCCACCGCCGCCCACAGCGCCTCCTCATCCGGCGACGTCGCCGTCTCCAGGGCCGCGTGCAGGACCGTGCCGATACCGGCGGTCATGCCCTGGCGGTCTCCGCCCAGGTCTGAGATGACCCAGTCGAGCTGACACTCCTCGAGGGCGTGCAGCCGCGAAGGCGACACGCGCACCGGCTCGCGATCGAGGTCGCGCAGCGGCGCGGTGGAGGTGGGCGGCAGCATCCCGTACCACGACTGGGGGGCAGCCCCCGCCACGCCCGTTCCTGCCAGCACGGCCAGCTGCCCCGCCGCCGCGCGCCGCTGGGCCGCGGTGGACCGCACGGAGGTCAGGGTGCGCCGGTGCTGGGCGACCAGGCCCCGCAGCGACAGCGGATGCTCGGCCAGCGAGCCGGCCGGCTCTGGCGCCGGCAGCATCTCGAAGAACACGCTCGGTCCCTGGTCGTCGTCGTCGACGGCGGTGACGACGACTCGCTCACGCGCGCGCGAGATCGCGCGGGCGAACAGGCGCAGCTCGTCGTGCATCGCCTGTCGCCGGCGGTCGAGGATGCCCGCCGCCGGTGCATCGGGACGCAGCACCGCATCGGTGAGCCGCCAGGTCTCGAGGAGGCCGCCGCGCACGCGCGTGTTGGGCCAGATGCCGTCCTGGACCCCTGCCACGACCACGGTGTCGAACGACCGCGCCGCTGCCGCTGCCGGCGTCAGCACGTGCACGGCGTCGGCCCGCTCGACGTCGTCGAGGCGGTCTTCTGCGACATCGCTGTCGCGCACCGCCCGCACGAAGGTGGCGGCGGGCTCACCCGGCTGACGTTCGCCGAAACGCTTCGCGGCCTGGAACAGGGCGACCACCGCGTCCAGGTCGCGGTTGGCCTGGTCGGCGACCGGCCCATTGCCCCTGGCCGCTTCGCGCCACGCCCGCTGCAGTCCGCTGCGCTCCCACACCGTCCACAGCAGCTCGTGGGCGGTGGCGTGCTCGTCCGCCTGCGCACGCACGGCCGCCAGCGTGACGCCCAGGCGGGCGGCCCGGCGGGCCTCGCGCGTGTCGAGCGCTTCGAGCTCGAGCGGGTGGCGGAGGCCGGACACGAGAAGGTCGCCCGCCGTGCGCTCCCCGCCCTCGGCGATCTCGGCCGAGCGCAGCAGCATCCGCAGCCGCCGCACCTCGATGGGGTCGAGTCCGCCGCACACCCCCAGCAGCGCGTCGGTGAGGGCGGGTGCGGTCCACTCCTGCGGATCCTGCCCGGCCAGTTCGACCACGGCGAGGAGGTCGCGGACGGGACGCTGGGCGCCGAGGGGGCGGCCCGGTCCGCTCGCCCTGGCCGGCACTTCGCGCGCGGCCAGCTCGGTCTCCAGCGCGGAGACCTGGCGCGAGTCGTGGGCGATGACGGCGCACTCCCGCCAGGGGATGCCGTCCAGGACGTGCCGTTCGCGCAGGAGGCGGGCGATGGCGTCGAGCTCCTCGCCGGGCGAGCGCAGCAGGTAGGCCCGCACCGAGCCGTCGGGCGCCGCTCCCTCGGGGGCGCGGCGGTGCGCGACCACGCCGGCCGCACCGATGCGGGCGGTCACCGAGCGGACCAGATCGATCTGCACGGGCGTGCCCCGGTGGACCGTGCCGAGCACCTCGACGTGGCCCAGCACGTAAGCCAGGCGGGCGAAGTTCTCCGGCGTCGCACCGCGGAAGGCCCCCGAGCCCACGTCGGGGTCACCCCACGCGACGACGCCGATCCCGCGCGCGCGGCACGCCGCGAGCAGCTCCACGCCTCCGGCGGTGAGCTCCTGCGCGTCGTCGACGAGGATGCAGCGCAGCCCCGCGAAGCGGCCCAGGACCCCGGCCGGGGCGGTGCGGACGATGCCGATGGCCTCGCGCACGAGGCCTGCCGCGTCGCGGTAGGCGCCGCGCATGTCGGAGCGGACGCGATGGTAGTCGCGGGCGAAGGAGGCCAGCGCCGCCCACGCGGGGACATCGCACCGCGCGGCGAGGACGTCGAGGTCGTCGGGCTGGATCCCGAGCGTCGTGCATTCGGCCAGGAACGCCCGCACGTCGCTGCGGAAGCCGCGCGTCGCGCGGATGCCCGCGCCCAGGTCGTCGGGCCAGCGGCGCAGGCCGGCGGCTTCGTCCTCGGCATCGCCGGCGAGGAGGTCCTGGATGATCTGGTCTTCGTCGCGGCCGGTGAGCAGCTGGGGTGGTTCGCCGCCGGCGTGCACCTCGGCGCCGCGGACGAGGTGGTAGGCGAACGAAGCCACCGATCGCGCCATCGGGCCCGCCGTCGCGCGCCCCACGGCAAGGCCCAGCGGATCGCGCAGCGCGGTCGCGTTCGGGCGCGTCGGAGTGAGCACGAGCAGATCGTCAGGGTCGAGGCCGGCGGCCACGAGGGCACGCACGCGGGCCACCAGCGACGCGGTCTTCCCCGACCCGGGAGCGCCGACCACGACGGCGGATGCGTCGGCCGGCAGTGCGATCACCGCACGCTGGGACTCGTCCAGGGCGGCATCCGCAACGAACGCCTCGCCCCGAACCATGCGGCTACGCTACCTCCGGTTTCCGACATCGTTCGCCCAGAGCGTTGCGCTGCCGGACGGGGAGGCCGGAGGGCTGTCGTAGAGTCTTTCGTGGTGCCGGACCGTCCCCGGCAGGAAGGCAGTCACCGTGGAGATCCGTATCGGAATCGCGAACACCGGCCGCGAACTCACCTTCGAGACCAACGAGTCGCCCGAGGTCGTGAAGAAGGCCGTCGCCGACGCGCTGGACGCCTCCGCGACGCACGTGACCTTCACCGACAGCAAGGGCAACGCCTACCTCGTCCCCACCGCCGGACTCGCGTTCGTGGAGATCGGCACGGAGGACACCCGCCGCGTCGGCTTCGTGGCCTGATCCCATGCAGATCCTCCTCGGCATCCTCGTCGCTGCCGTGGTCGGCGTCGCCGCGCACTTCGCTCTGCCGCAGCGGCCGACACGGGGAGTCGTGCTGGCCCCGCTGATCGCTGCGGCCTCCGGCGCCGTGGCATGGACCGCGCTGACGTGGGTGGGGCTGGGTCCGGAGAATCCGCTGATCTGGCTCGCCGCACTGGCCGTCCCGGCGCTGGTGACCGTGCCCGTCGTCGCGGGCCTGTCGGCCGCGCGCGTGCGCAGCGACGCCGCCGAACGCGAGCGCCTGCGCCTCTAGCGACGGCCGGACCGCGGCGCCCGCGCCCTCAGCGACGCTCCGACCGCAGCGCCCGCGCCTCAGGCCGCCAGGCCCATCGCGTCCATCCGACGCGCATGACCGCGCATGAGGTCGGTGAAGACCGGTTCGACCTTGGCCTCGTCGGCCGCATCCAGCGCGCGGGTCCGCAGCGCCGAGCGCGCCACCAGGAGCGTGTCCCCCACCAGACGGCGCCCCCACAGGGCCAGCAGCGACGCCCACTCGGGGTCGCTCGCGATCGTCTGCACCGTGATCTCGACGATCGCCTGACGGTCATCGTCCGCGCGCAGGATGCGCGCGACGCGACGCCCCGTCTCGCCGTAGCTCACCGACAGGGCGAGGTAGAAGTCATCCAGCATGCCCGCCGTGATGTGCACGGAGAGCATCGTCTCCTGCGGGCGCAGGCCGTGCGTGGCACGGCGGAAGGCATCCAGCTGCTCGCGGAAGGGAAGCATGAGCGCCGTCGGGTCGTCGCCGCGTTCGCGGATGAGGGCCACGAGCTCCTCGTGCTTGCGCAGCGCAGCACCGGCGGCGCGGGAGAGCGCCTCCTTCTGTGCCAGCTCCGGGGTGGAGGCGATCAGCTCGCTCAGCGTCTCGAAGAATCCGAGCTGCAGGTACGCCGCCTGGCCGAGGTAGGTGTCGACGTCGGGCGCGAGCTCCTCGAAGTCCACGCGCGTGGCATCCCCCGCATCGCCGCGGGACCGCAGGGTGAGGGGGCGCCCTTCGGGGCGGTTGCGACGACGGAACCACTCGAACACGGGGTACAGCCTAGGCGTGACCGGGGCCGCGCCGCGGGACCGGTATCCTGGATGTGCCCCGGCATCGGATCGGGGCCCCGCGCCTGTGGCTGAGGAAGGGCGTGGACCCCTCGACACAAAGGCGGCTCTCGTCCGCCGGACAGGCATCTATCGTGACGACCTTCGCCGAGCTCGGCGTGGACCAGGACATCGTCGACGCACTCGCGTCCAAGGGCATCGTCGATGCGTTCCCGATCCAGGAGCAGACCATTCCGCTGGGCCTTCCCGGTCAGGACATCATCGGCCAGGCCAAGACCGGCACCGGCAAGACCTTCGGCTTCGGCATCCCCGTCGTCCAGCGCCTGGGTCTGAACCCGGAGCACGGTGTGAAGGCGCTCATCGTGGTGCCCACGCGCGAGCTCGCGGTGCAGGTGTACGAAGACATGGACATGCTCACCCAGAACCGCTCGACCAGCGTCGTGGCGATCTACGGGGGCAAGGCGTACGAGGGCCAGATCGAGCAGCTCAAGGCCGGCGCGCAGATCGTCGTGGGTACACCCGGGCGCCTCATCGACCTGTCCAACCAGCGCCTCCTGGACCTCTCGCACGCCACCGAGGTCGTCCTGGACGAGGCCGACAAGATGCTCGACCTCGGGTTCCTCCCCGACATCGAGAAGATCTTCACCAAGCTCCCGGCCGTCCGCCACACGCAGCTGTTCTCGGCGACGATGCCGGGGCCGATCGTCGCTCTGGCGCGGCGGTTCATGTCCAACCCCATCCACATCCGCGCCAACGATCCCGACGAAGGCCTCACCCAGGCCAACATCGAGCACCTCGTCTACCGCGCGCACTCGCTCGACAAGGACGAGATCATCGCCCGCATCCTGCAGGCGGAGGGCCGCGGCAAGACCGTGATCTTCACGCGCACCAAGCGCGCCGCGCAGAAGCTCGTCGACGAGCTGAGCGACCGCGGGTTCAACGCGGCCGCGGTGCACGGCGACATGAGCCAGGAGTCGCGCGAGCGCTCCATGGCA
This region includes:
- the nudC gene encoding NAD(+) diphosphatase, which produces MTVPVTSSPRFGPVDRSPTERMTDDLIAQAQADPRTMVLVVRGDAVPLADDGGLAAVTVADVPEDAVWAFLGRRPDGAAVLAAAFPPDRDEPVAAPGGWGALRAIGGDLPADDTAVLMPAVALGRWLVDAPFCPACGTRTDLRHAGWARHCPQCGREHFPRTDPAVIVAVTRADDPDLLLLGSNALWGADRYSCFAGFAEAGESLEDAVVREVREEAGVTVGDLRYRGSQGWPYPRSLMLGFTAAATAPEVARADGEEIVAVRWFTRTEIGDALAGRSALQLPGPASIASRLIREWHDDRP
- a CDS encoding ATP-dependent DNA helicase, which encodes MIPAATIAAALGQFAPTPEQAAVIEAPLEPALVVAGAGSGKTETMAGRVVWLVANGLVRRDEVLGLTFTRKAAGELAERIARRLHRLSEYERRGLLPLLPDLHRAGDLAPLMGLGEGARADAERAAILDTLARRAEATPAQGEGDELLHRPTVATYNSFADALVREHGLRIGRDAEAAILSESAAWLLMRRVVFASDDPRLELRPEAPRTIIDAALRIARDGVDNLVDLDALAAFPAAFADVLNRPSTSARVGVYADVTKAVSRVEALGLLAELAREYAREKERLGVMDFADQVAGALQIVRGHPAVVDEVRGRYRVVLLDEYQDTSVVQTDLLSALFAGTGVMAVGDPHQAIYAWRGASAGNLAGFPAAFGGDCLRFSLLTSWRNSARVLTAANAVLQPLARGAAVEVEELRARPGAPEGEITAVFERDLDAEADRVAAWFAGVRAARAADGLPTTGAVLFRSKKHMVRFGDALGRRGIPHRILGLGGLLTTPEVVDVVAALRVLSDPDAGSSLLRLLSGPRWAVGLADLRRLALLARRLATSDAALQPLDAAVTERLRSIPGADRASLVDALDFVARQRDDHGWLAEFTPAARERLREAGAVFAGLRRAIGAPIPELVRLIELELRLDIELAANETRGPARIASAQLRAFVDEISGFLAADESGSVPNLLAWLDHAEKLDEFAPRTEPPEDDVVQLLTIHGSKGLEWDAVAVVRLVTDELPSLPRDTAGWLGFGVLPTAFRGDAPWLPELAWRSAATQQELKAAIDDYVAANRARQLNEDRRLAYVAITRARDHLLLTGSSWSGTKRPRARSPFLTEVVAALGMELPEDDPGDNPYGDERRLLHWPMDPLGVRRPAVSAAAAEVERARREALPEPDEEARLLLAERAERMRPLQRAAPVRIPASRYKDYVADYAGAVEALDRPMPERPYRQTRLGTLFHAWVERRSGLVGAGGGLDDALWDDGLWDDDVSDALPADAADLAVLQENFERSEWAPLRPLEVETEIDYVATDLDGRPHIVICKLDAVYRRGERIEIVDWKTGRPPVTEAERRERMLQLELYREAYAQRHGVARDRIDVALFYVADGLILRN
- a CDS encoding ATP-dependent helicase translates to MVRGEAFVADAALDESQRAVIALPADASAVVVGAPGSGKTASLVARVRALVAAGLDPDDLLVLTPTRPNATALRDPLGLAVGRATAGPMARSVASFAYHLVRGAEVHAGGEPPQLLTGRDEDQIIQDLLAGDAEDEAAGLRRWPDDLGAGIRATRGFRSDVRAFLAECTTLGIQPDDLDVLAARCDVPAWAALASFARDYHRVRSDMRGAYRDAAGLVREAIGIVRTAPAGVLGRFAGLRCILVDDAQELTAGGVELLAACRARGIGVVAWGDPDVGSGAFRGATPENFARLAYVLGHVEVLGTVHRGTPVQIDLVRSVTARIGAAGVVAHRRAPEGAAPDGSVRAYLLRSPGEELDAIARLLRERHVLDGIPWRECAVIAHDSRQVSALETELAAREVPARASGPGRPLGAQRPVRDLLAVVELAGQDPQEWTAPALTDALLGVCGGLDPIEVRRLRMLLRSAEIAEGGERTAGDLLVSGLRHPLELEALDTREARRAARLGVTLAAVRAQADEHATAHELLWTVWERSGLQRAWREAARGNGPVADQANRDLDAVVALFQAAKRFGERQPGEPAATFVRAVRDSDVAEDRLDDVERADAVHVLTPAAAAARSFDTVVVAGVQDGIWPNTRVRGGLLETWRLTDAVLRPDAPAAGILDRRRQAMHDELRLFARAISRARERVVVTAVDDDDQGPSVFFEMLPAPEPAGSLAEHPLSLRGLVAQHRRTLTSVRSTAAQRRAAAGQLAVLAGTGVAGAAPQSWYGMLPPTSTAPLRDLDREPVRVSPSRLHALEECQLDWVISDLGGDRQGMTAGIGTVLHAALETATSPDEEALWAAVEARWGELEFEAAWRERAERTRARDLVRRLALYLARFAADGGRLLGAERHFEVPIPLEDTGTHGAVLSGDIDRVEVAPDGSVVIVDLKTGKSEPQTDAKVAENPQLAAYQLAHAAGAIEAVAGMPSGGAKLLVLRPTAASADYVTPRQPPFDDDQRAAFVARVAGAVEVMRGTSFAAAYEEHCRDEYAYGVCRIHTIAAVSAS
- a CDS encoding DUF3107 domain-containing protein yields the protein MEIRIGIANTGRELTFETNESPEVVKKAVADALDASATHVTFTDSKGNAYLVPTAGLAFVEIGTEDTRRVGFVA
- a CDS encoding ferritin-like fold-containing protein, which translates into the protein MFEWFRRRNRPEGRPLTLRSRGDAGDATRVDFEELAPDVDTYLGQAAYLQLGFFETLSELIASTPELAQKEALSRAAGAALRKHEELVALIRERGDDPTALMLPFREQLDAFRRATHGLRPQETMLSVHITAGMLDDFYLALSVSYGETGRRVARILRADDDRQAIVEITVQTIASDPEWASLLALWGRRLVGDTLLVARSALRTRALDAADEAKVEPVFTDLMRGHARRMDAMGLAA
- a CDS encoding DEAD/DEAH box helicase translates to MTTFAELGVDQDIVDALASKGIVDAFPIQEQTIPLGLPGQDIIGQAKTGTGKTFGFGIPVVQRLGLNPEHGVKALIVVPTRELAVQVYEDMDMLTQNRSTSVVAIYGGKAYEGQIEQLKAGAQIVVGTPGRLIDLSNQRLLDLSHATEVVLDEADKMLDLGFLPDIEKIFTKLPAVRHTQLFSATMPGPIVALARRFMSNPIHIRANDPDEGLTQANIEHLVYRAHSLDKDEIIARILQAEGRGKTVIFTRTKRAAQKLVDELSDRGFNAAAVHGDMSQESRERSMAAFKAGKRDVLIATDVAARGIDVDDVTHVINHTIPDDEKAYLHRVGRTGRAGKTGIAVTFVDWDDLHKWALINRALEFGQPDPVETYSSSPHLYTELGIPEGTKGRLVTAPKASVEKKPAERRHADKPAEGSSDAPRRRRRRTAGDEGAVTETAGDRSPGGGGTHDGGGKEHHDGNSAPRRRRRRRGGSRADGTPAA